One genomic region from Sciurus carolinensis chromosome 2, mSciCar1.2, whole genome shotgun sequence encodes:
- the Abhd16b gene encoding protein ABHD16B — MCVICFVKALVHVFKIYLTANYTYNFRSWPVDFRWDDVQGAGSGHRALTCAAAAAGVWLLRDAALGGDAQGRPPHGARSQTQCLLQQIRELPGQLASYALAHSLGRWLVYPGSMFLMTRALLPLLQQGQERLVERYHGRRAKLVACDGNEIDTMFMDRRRHPGSQGQGLRLVICCEGNAGFYEMGCLSAPLEAGYSVLGWNHPGFGGSTGAPFPQHDANAMDVVVKYALYRLHFPPSHVVVYGWSIGGFTATWATMTYPELGALVLDATFDDLVPLALKVMPHSWKGLVVRTVREHFNLNVAEQLCCYPGPVLLLRRTQDEVVSTSSQLPTLPPSDVEGNRGNELLLRLLQHRYPAVMAREGRTVVTRWLRASSLAQEAAFYARYRVDDEWCLATLRSYRECCQEELEDQDWGPHGLPFPWLVGQGLSPRRRRQLALFLARKHLKNVEATHCSPLEPEDFQLPWEL; from the coding sequence ATGTGTGTCATCTGCTTCGTGAAGGCGCTGGTGCACGTGTTCAAGATCTATCTGACCGCCAACTACACCTACAACTTTCGCAGCTGGCCAGTGGACTTTCGCTGGGATGACGTGCAGGGCGCAGGCAGTGGTCACCGCGCACTGACGTGCGCGGCAGCTGCAGCGGGCGTGTGGCTACTGCGTGACGCGGCCCTGGGCGGGGATGCGCAGGGGCGCCCGCCGCATGGGGCTCGAAGCCAGACACAGTGCCTCCTACAGCAGATCCGGGAGCTGCCGGGGCAGCTCGCCAGCTACGCGCTGGCTCACTCACTAGGCCGCTGGCTCGTGTACCCAGGCTCCATGTTCCTGATGACACGCGCGCTGCTGCCACTACTTCAGCAGGGCCAAGAGCGTCTCGTGGAGCGCTACCACGGCCGGCGTGCCAAGCTGGTGGCCTGTGACGGCAATGAGATAGACACCATGTTCATGGATCGCCGCCGGCACCCTGgcagccagggccagggcctgCGACTGGTCATCTGCTGTGAAGGCAACGCAGGCTTTTATGAGATGGGCTGCCTGTCAGCACCGCTTGAGGCCGGTTACTCCGTGCTGGGGTGGAACCACCCTGGCTTTGGGGGCAGCACAGGCGCGCCCTTCCCCCAGCACGATGCCAACGCCATGGATGTAGTGGTGAAGTACGCACTGTACCGCCTGCACTTCCCGCCCTCACACGTGGTGGTCTATGGCTGGTCTATTGGTGGCTTCACAGCTACCTGGGCCACCATGACTTACCCGGAGCTGGGTGCACTGGTGTTGGATGCCACCTTTGATGACCTTGTGCCACTTGCACTGAAAGTCATGCCCCACAGCTGGAAGGGGCTGGTGGTGCGCACAGTACGGGAGCACTTCAACCTCAATGTTGCAGAGCAGTTGTGCTGCTACCCTGGTCCAGTGCTGCTGCTCCGTCGCACGCAGGATGAAGTGGTCAGCACCTCAAGCCAGCTGCCCACCCTACCACCCAGCGACGTGGAGGGCAACCGTGGTAATGAGCTGCTGTTGCGCCTGCTGCAGCACCGCTACCCAGCTGTGATGGCACGCGAGGGCCGGACTGTCGTGACCCGCTGGCTGCGAGCCAGCAGCCTAGCACAGGAGGCAGCCTTCTATGCTCGCTACCGAGTAGATGATGAGTGGTGCCTGGCAACACTGCGCTCTTACCGTGAGTGCTgccaggaggagctggaggaccAGGACTGGGGGCCACATGGGCTCCCCTTCCCCTGGCTTGTGGGCCAGGGTCTCAGCCCACGGCGACGACGGCAGCTTGCACTATTTCTGGCACGCAAGCACCTCAAGAATGTGGAGGCGACTCACTGCAGCCCACTGGAGCCCGAGGACTTCCAGTTGCCCTGGGAACTGTAG